In Hippocampus zosterae strain Florida chromosome 21, ASM2543408v3, whole genome shotgun sequence, the genomic window CGTAGTCCAAGTTCAGATTCGATGTTCATGATATTTACAAAAAGCAAAGATGAGACTTCCACTTTcctccagcagatggcagtgcTAAGCCGACTGGTTGTGGTGAATCAGCTGGCCGAAGCGTTCGGCGGTCATTCTACGTCATCCGAATGAGCCACGCAGCCGGGGCAAAACAACTAACTAACGCCTCTCCTTTAACGCCAGTGCAAGGAGCCCCAAGAGAACCCGTTTCTGTGTTGGTCCTCAGAGACGGTGTTGAAGTGACATGGAAGTCAACTGATGAGGAGCGAGGGGACTTGTGGCTCCCACCGGCGGGAGTatttgcaaaggaaaaaaaaggtgacaagTGGCGGTAATAACACCTTGTTGGTATGTACGCGCTTTAATCGTGTCAAAGCACACCACAAAAACAGCTGATGCCATTACCCTGGtctaaaaacaaattatagAACGGGACGGAAAGCACCTGGGAAATGATGCATAGGAGGCTTTGTTTTAAACATTTGTCCGTCTATTTGCTACAATACTTGTCGTCTTTTGTGGCCGGGTTGGAGCTTCTCCCTGACTTTGGACGATAGGCGAGCAAGGGTGTTGTCACAAATGTCCCAGTCGGGTGGCCAGTGTTCATattagagtgtgtgtgcgcgtacgtgcgtgcgtgcgtgcgcgggtCTGGGTGTGAGAGACACTGCTTCACAGGAACGCACTTGGAAACTAAACACAGCAGGCGCGAGAGCTCAAACATGCATCAACTagtacacccccaccccctctttggCATGACTCATTTAAGTACAATGtcgttcatgaaaaaaaaaacacttttgcaaCGTTATATCCAACACGGCAaattaagttaaaaaataaacaacacagtTAGACACCACGCACTTGCATTTACGTAGTGGGCTTGTCGTCTTCACTTAAGTTCCCAAACGTTGGCCGCGAAAGTTTTAATCGCCACGGGACGTTATAGCTGGTTCTTTACCGTTAGCACGTAGCTTTGGCCCAAGTCGTCTCAAAAGTTACGCTTGCCTCTTTTGTCGCGTGACAAAAAGTACGCCGTAGCCATGGCGACTTTCCTCTTGCTCGGGAAACACATAAAAGGTGAGCAAAAAAGTGGTTTCTTCTTACCTGATGCTGTAGTAACTCATGTTTATCCGCGGTTGCTAAGGGAGATCTTCGCGCAGACGTTTTTTCGCCGAGGAGCCAGCCCGTCCCTAGTTACCGCACGCGCTAACAAGGCGCGCCCACATTGGCGGATGGCTCAGCTAGGCCGCGTGTGATTGGTTGCTGCTGCGGAAGTGGGCGAGTGTAGTTCGTCTGCGCGAGTTTTCGTCGCGTTTGTTTTCTCAGTCACAAAGTGTACGTTTTGACGCCGCGAGACACATAAAACGTTTGCAAGTGATTTGAGAGTAAGCGCGCCTCTGCAGCGTACTGCTATGCATCGTTTGAACATCAAATGGACACCGTTGGTGGTCCATAATTGCTTTTATTCAACATAATACAAGGGAAACTACATCAAAAGTATTTCTGAAACATCTACCATACACAAGTCATGATTCGTTTGACAAAATTGTATGCATGCAGGGAACACAACCAGGGCTGCCTCAGTTCATGATGATGTCAAAATGGGACCCCCTCCAGAAAATACTAAACACACTGCGAAATGTTAGATTGTGGTTTCTCTAGGTAGGGCGcttttttccccatattccaAAATAAGCCTCTTGGCTTTTTTGAAGACCCTAAATTGTACAATTTCTGCGCATATGAGTGTCCATGCTCGTCTGTCCACGTGTTCCCCATGCGATTGGACAATGCCCTTCTTGGGTGGGCTCCAGCTCAGCCGAGTGCTCTGGAAAATCATCGGGGACGGATGTCTTACACGTCAACAGAAGTGTTAACATGTGTCAGTATTAGCTGGTGATGAGCTTGTTGCATTCCGCCAGCTGTTTTCTCTCCTCCAACATGGCCATCAACCACGTCCGCCTCCTCCAGGTCACTTTCAGGTTGTAGTAGCGTTCGGGCGTGTCCGGTACCAGCATGTCAGGCGGCTGACAGCGTGGGGGTGTGAATGGCTGGGCGAGGAGCCAAAGTGCAGAACAAGAAGAGGAAAAGGAGGTGGAAGAGGAGGCACAAGCACCTTGTAGTGGTACTTTTGGGGTGTCCACATTAGGTGGCGCCCAGATGGAGGTTCCCTCTTCGATTGGCAGAttggaggaagaaaaacaagaggCGCCATTGTCCTGATTCTTCAGGATTCGCCTTTTTGGTGCATCCTGTTGACATGCCACACTTTTCAAGCTACGTCCTCCAGAGTGCTTGCGACTCATGGGAAACGCCTTCGCCTGGTGATGTTGAGTGTGCCCGTTAGACTGGAACAACAGCGGGGGGAACTTGCCGATGGTCTTCTTGGACACCTGGCTGCAAGTGTCCCGCGTGCTCTTGTCCAAGATGCACCTCCTGTGACGGCCGCGTCTCACCGTGGGAGCTGCGGCCTCCGTTGACGTGTCAAACTGTGGGTTtaccttattaaaaaaaaaaaaaaagtataactaTTTGTCACAAAacgtatgcatgcatgcatgttaaGTTACCCAGGAGCTGAGGTTGCTCCGTGCTTGCGCCTCAGGGAAGAACGCTTTGGGATGCAAAGCAGCCCGGACTTCAGGACTGGATAGGAGTCTAGCGCCGCATACGGGCGGTTCGGCGAACAGCAACGGAGGCTTCGCAGTCTTTGAGCTTTTGCGAGGCATCAAAAGAGAAACTATCCGAAGACCTGAAGGAAATCAAGTGTCTTCATTTGAATGGCCGTTCacttcaaaatgacattttagcaTCGCCTTGATTACAGTTTGGGTGACGTCACGATCTACACAGACGACACCTTTCTTGTGTTTCAGTTCGTTTACTCACCTTAAAAGGTGCATTCTTTTGGTTCGTTGTGGTTAATTGCATGCAATGTAACGTGTATTTCGCAGTTATTTTTTCCTCTCGTTTGCTCAACTTTGCGGTTCGCCGGAGTTTTGATCAATGGTACTTCCTTTTACGCTCAGTTTCAACATCCGATTGGCCAGCACATTTTCCTGAGCGGCCGGTCGTGGTTGACTTTCAAACCACGTGACCAGATTTACGTCATCGAGAGGCGCCAACATTCAAATATACGTTTGTTTACAGAAAGAACGGGACCTTAAAGTTAAATCGCTAAAACGTTATATTTTGTTTCGCTGCTTTGGTAAGATTAATGTGACGTATCATCAGTTATTTTGTCGTGCTGTATTTGGTCTGCTTTTTGGTCCGGCTGCAGTTTCGAGACAATGTCTCTTTGGTTGTCCTCCAATCTCACATCCGATTGGCTAACACATTTCCTAAGTCGCCAGCATTGGGTGGCTGTCAAACCACGTGACAGGAACCACGACTGCCTCACGCGCAGCGCCCAAATTCAAAATACGTTAATTGTTGAAAACGTAGAAAGAGGCTTCGTGTCAAGAACACTGAGGCGCGTTTGTTCCTAattatttgtatgtatttttacagTTCGGTGACAAGGAATAATCCACTAAGAAACTCCGCTGTCGCCGTAATGTGAAGGTGAGGCCGAGACCCCGTTTAACCGTTGTTGGAGTTCCATTGCATAGTTAGCCGAGCTGTCTCTTCTGCTCACATTCAGCCTTCTAACGATAGACAGAATTCTGCTTTTCGCGTCCATGGtggaatttatatatatttttttcattgcttctGTAAACTAACATCCGCGGATCTTAAGCTCAGATGTTGGCAAATGTTGAAACGTCACTTAGCTTGCcactagcattagcatcaaaCGTCAAGTACTTCACGGAACTGGAATACATGGTGCAGGATTTGAGACACAAATGGATGCATATTTAATCAAATATGAGCTAAGTGTGCTTTAGCAATGCAGACAATcgtaataaagtaaaaaaagcatttaacaTTTATCCGTCGGCATTACAAACGACCCTTTGACAGTCTGTTAACATCAAGACGTAGATAAAAGGAAAAGTACAAATGTGTATGTAATCATGTAAAGCAAATCCAGACCCATAGCACACAAACAATTCACCCCGAAGGTTAATTATACGTTAAAATAATCACCGATTATAAATGGTCTTTTTTCCAGCTTATCTGCGTGAGATTTTGTGCAACCGGTTCCATCATGAGACGAAGCCCAAGGAGACCCCTGATCCTCAAAAGACGCAAGCTGCCCTTTCAGCAGAGCGCCCCTCCCGTGAGTCAGGACGCGTCCCAAGCACAACCGGGGCGCTCGTCCTCCTCTGAGCCATTCTCGGACACCGTGCGCGTCCTGGATCACCCCGCCTTCCCCGGCACGCAGTTGGTGGTCATTCCCAAGACGGCCGAGCTGCGCAGCGTCATCGAGGCGCTGACGGTCAAGGGCAAGGAGCACGGTGCCCAGGGGCCCAACAAGTTTATCCTCCTGGGTCAGAGCGGCAGCCTGCACTCGGGCTTGGCCAACAAGACGACAAAGGAGCCCCTGCGTCCGCGTAGCGCGGTTGGACAGCAAGAGTCTCGGACCGCGGCAGTCACAGAAGTGAAACAAGGTCGGAATTTAATATTTGCACCACAAATAAGACACTTGGCCGTCAAAATGTGAATGATTGTGCCGAACCGAGCCGCATCCTCCGTTGCGTTCCAGTGAAAAAGGACGACGACAGCCGCCTTTTCGACGACAGCCTCACCAACATGCAATGGTTGGAAAGGTGCGACGCTTTCCCGCCAGCACCCGCCGACAACAAGTCCGATAAGGAGAACCGGACCGCGGTCGCCGCGTTGGAAGGAAAACCTCGCGCGCTGCATTCTGTGCCTGAAGCAGCGTGCGGCTCGCTGCCCGAGGTGATTTTCCAGCGCTCCGTTACAAGCTAGCGGCTGCGTATCGGGCGGGTAATGGAAAAGGACGAGTTCAATGAGTTCcggtttccattcatttccttGCGATCATTCCCAAAGAATCCCCATTTTGTGCGTTCCTCGCCTTCCGCAGACCGGCGCCGCCCCCGTTTCCCGCCCCCGGGACGGCGCGTCCATCAAGCCGCCCTTCTCCTACATGACCATGATCCAGTTTGCCATCAACAGCAGTCGGGACGGCCTCCTGACCTTGAAGGAGATCTACGCTTGGCTCCAGCGACACTTTGACTTCTTCAGGGACGAGAACAGGCGGGGCTGGAAGGTGCCGCCGTCGCCCTCATTGCGCCGTTGCGTCATTCACGCGACGTCCGCTGCAGTTTTGgtcttttaccccccccccccccccccatacagaATTCCGTCCGCCATAACCTGTCCCTGCATAAAATGTTCATCCGAAAGATGTCACCCGATGGGAAAGTGTCCTTCTGGGCCATTCGTCCTGAGGCCAATCGAGGGCTCACGCTGGATAAGGCGTACACGGTCCGACACACGTTTCAACGCTGTGTTTTCCGCAGCATCGCCGTCGGctctttgattttatttatttttattttttgacaaaatCTTTTCTGTCCCTCTCGCAGCCCGGATGCAACCCCGTGGCAGCCCCCGTCGCCCGACCTGTTCCGACATCGCCTCATCAAGTAAGATTTCCCCCCTCCCTCGGAGAAAAGCAAATTCCAAAGCGCTTTTGCCGTTTATGATTTGACCTTTGTGGGATTCGCTCGATTTCTTTCTCCTGATACCAAAGAAGCTTTGAAACGGGCCCGACCGGGATTGCATTTTAAATTCTCTTcggtattcccccccccctccccccatccatAAACGATAGCAGCCAACACTTGCTGTTGCCAAGAAAGCACCGAGTGGCTCTGGTGAGTTTGATCTGCAAACgctattttaaaagaaaaaaaaaacaaaagagtgagTTGATTTCCTTTTTGAGGCCCTTCAAAGCCGCTGAAACGGCTCCTCCCGCGGGCGCCCCCCTCCTACCCGGTTCCCGTCCAGCTGCCCCTCG contains:
- the rhno1 gene encoding RAD9, HUS1, RAD1-interacting nuclear orphan protein 1, whose translation is MPRKSSKTAKPPLLFAEPPVCGARLLSSPEVRAALHPKAFFPEAQARSNLSSWVNPQFDTSTEAAAPTVRRGRHRRCILDKSTRDTCSQVSKKTIGKFPPLLFQSNGHTQHHQAKAFPMSRKHSGGRSLKSVACQQDAPKRRILKNQDNGASCFSSSNLPIEEGTSIWAPPNVDTPKVPLQGACASSSTSFSSSCSALWLLAQPFTPPRCQPPDMLVPDTPERYYNLKVTWRRRTWLMAMLEERKQLAECNKLITS
- the foxm1 gene encoding forkhead box protein M1 isoform X1; translation: MRRSPRRPLILKRRKLPFQQSAPPVSQDASQAQPGRSSSSEPFSDTVRVLDHPAFPGTQLVVIPKTAELRSVIEALTVKGKEHGAQGPNKFILLGQSGSLHSGLANKTTKEPLRPRSAVGQQESRTAAVTEVKQVKKDDDSRLFDDSLTNMQWLERCDAFPPAPADNKSDKENRTAVAALEGKPRALHSVPEAACGSLPETGAAPVSRPRDGASIKPPFSYMTMIQFAINSSRDGLLTLKEIYAWLQRHFDFFRDENRRGWKNSVRHNLSLHKMFIRKMSPDGKVSFWAIRPEANRGLTLDKAYTPGCNPVAAPVARPVPTSPHQQPTLAVAKKAPSGSGPSKPLKRLLPRAPPSYPVPVQLPLGAMACAPSTAAVGLPARRAAGGLCKAKRRRTAPKEHELSETAAKAERGEEERARPTAQRRSPKMAARREQAGGSRRKQRLERTRHEEPLLVYSQNSDGDSGIATSSSCLDAEPELPDGWLHSSKTPVKAGRRLASSTPSKPAAGGGQSTLLDFSPIRAPGNFGTPFKDRALFSDATVGSPSARPGEPLPAGGPPPALAEGLVLDTLNDSLSKILVDLSFGLDDVGDLALADVSLSELIPQLA
- the foxm1 gene encoding forkhead box protein M1 isoform X3, which encodes MRRSPRRPLILKRRKLPFQQSAPPVSQDASQAQPGRSSSSEPFSDTVRVLDHPAFPGTQLVVIPKTAELRSVIEALTVKGKEHGAQGPNKFILLGQSGSLHSGLANKTTKEPLRPRSAVGQQESRTAAVTEVKQVKKDDDSRLFDDSLTNMQWLERCDAFPPAPADNKSDKENRTAVAALEGKPRALHSVPEAACGSLPETGAAPVSRPRDGASIKPPFSYMTMIQFAINSSRDGLLTLKEIYAWLQRHFDFFRDENRRGWKNSVRHNLSLHKMFIRKMSPDGKVSFWAIRPEANRGLTLDKAYTPGCNPVAAPVARPVPTSPHQQPTLAVAKKAPSGSAAETAPPAGAPLLPGSRPAAPRRHGVCAFDRCGRPSRSARGRRPLQSQEAQNRSQGTRAFRNGGKSGAGGGGAGAPDGPAQEPQDGRPEGASRRLQAQAAPGAHAPRRTAAGLLAKLGRRLGHRHLLQLPGRRAGAPGRVAPQLQDPRQSGPAPGLLHAQQAGGRRRPKHAAGLQPHPRARQLRNPLQGPGPLLRRHGRLAERPPRRAAPGRRAPARAGRGPGAGHPERQPE
- the foxm1 gene encoding forkhead box protein M1 isoform X2 codes for the protein MRRSPRRPLILKRRKLPFQQSAPPVSQDASQAQPGRSSSSEPFSDTVRVLDHPAFPGTQLVVIPKTAELRSVIEALTVKGKEHGAQGPNKFILLGQSGSLHSGLANKTTKEPLRPRSAVGQQESRTAAVTEVKQVKKDDDSRLFDDSLTNMQWLERCDAFPPAPADNKSDKENRTAVAALEGKPRALHSVPEAACGSLPETGAAPVSRPRDGASIKPPFSYMTMIQFAINSSRDGLLTLKEIYAWLQRHFDFFRDENRRGWKNSVRHNLSLHKMFIRKMSPDGKVSFWAIRPEANRGLTLDKAYTPGCNPVAAPVARPVPTSPHQPTLAVAKKAPSGSGPSKPLKRLLPRAPPSYPVPVQLPLGAMACAPSTAAVGLPARRAAGGLCKAKRRRTAPKEHELSETAAKAERGEEERARPTAQRRSPKMAARREQAGGSRRKQRLERTRHEEPLLVYSQNSDGDSGIATSSSCLDAEPELPDGWLHSSKTPVKAGRRLASSTPSKPAAGGGQSTLLDFSPIRAPGNFGTPFKDRALFSDATVGSPSARPGEPLPAGGPPPALAEGLVLDTLNDSLSKILVDLSFGLDDVGDLALADVSLSELIPQLA